The Methanomassiliicoccales archaeon genome window below encodes:
- a CDS encoding mechanosensitive ion channel, with protein sequence MFLDDPIIGNLTVLDLIAFFIVLVLSVVLAKSVYALIRRILDIRITKKRSKMIAKLAQYSIIILGLYVGFWEILELDISAFLVSLGVIGIAVALASQQVIQNAFAGILISITKPFEIEDWVEVGGMPATGLCRVKDVNLINTVMRDLDGRILYIPNSFLIGNKLINYTKGGFVALTVPVWISKDENIDRIARIVMDEADKNDFILPHVFGEEKSRINKLLELPRVRTLFEGKIDMTFFNPQVNVVEIQGTRTKLAVKIWIREINKKDEIISAFLKNLRERFEREGVKLVDI encoded by the coding sequence TTGTTCCTCGACGACCCGATTATCGGCAATCTGACGGTACTTGACCTCATCGCATTTTTTATTGTTCTCGTCTTGTCAGTCGTTCTCGCGAAGAGCGTCTACGCCCTGATCAGAAGGATCCTTGACATCAGAATCACAAAGAAACGTTCGAAGATGATCGCAAAACTCGCTCAATATTCAATTATCATCCTCGGCCTCTACGTCGGATTCTGGGAAATCCTCGAATTGGATATCTCAGCGTTTCTTGTCTCCCTTGGTGTCATTGGTATTGCTGTTGCCCTCGCATCGCAGCAGGTTATACAGAACGCATTTGCTGGTATCCTAATATCCATTACGAAGCCCTTCGAAATTGAAGACTGGGTTGAAGTTGGAGGCATGCCGGCCACCGGATTATGTCGTGTAAAAGATGTCAACCTCATCAACACGGTCATGCGAGACCTAGACGGACGAATTCTGTACATTCCCAATTCTTTCTTGATTGGAAATAAATTGATCAATTACACAAAGGGGGGTTTTGTGGCCTTAACCGTACCCGTGTGGATTTCGAAGGACGAAAATATCGACCGCATCGCGAGAATCGTGATGGATGAAGCAGACAAGAATGATTTCATTTTACCTCACGTGTTCGGAGAAGAAAAATCAAGAATCAACAAGCTACTTGAACTCCCCCGTGTTAGAACATTATTTGAGGGTAAGATCGACATGACTTTCTTCAATCCACAGGTCAATGTTGTCGAGATCCAGGGGACAAGGACGAAACTGGCGGTAAAAATTTGGATTAGGGAAATCAACAAGAAGGATGAAATTATCTCGGCTTTTCTAAAAAATTTACGCGAAAGATTTGAAAGAGAGGGCGTTAAGCTCGTCGACATTTAA